Proteins from one Gorilla gorilla gorilla isolate KB3781 chromosome 11, NHGRI_mGorGor1-v2.1_pri, whole genome shotgun sequence genomic window:
- the HSPD1 gene encoding 60 kDa heat shock protein, mitochondrial produces the protein MLRLPTVFRQMRPVSRVLAPHLTRAYAKDVKFGADARALMLQGVDLLADAVAVTMGPKGRTVIIEQSWGSPKVTKDGVTVAKSIDLKDKYKNIGAKLVQDVANNTNEEAGDGTTTATVLARSIAKEGFEKISKGANPVEIRRGVMLAVDAVIAELKKQSKPVTTPEEIAQVATISANGDREIGNIISDAMKKVGRKGVITVKDGKTLNDELEIIEGMKFDRGYISPYFINTSKGQKCEFQDAYVLLSEKKISSVQSIVPALEIANAHRKPLVIIAEDVDGEALSTLVLNRLKVGLQVVAVKAPGFGDNRKNQLKDMAIATGGAVFGEEGLTLNLEDVQPHDLGKVGEVIVTKDDAMLLKGKGDKAQIEKRIQEIIEQLDVTTSEYEKEKLNERLAKLSDGVAVLKVGGTSDVEVNEKKDRVTDALNATRAAVEEGIVLGGGCALLRCIPALDSLTPANEDQKIGIEIIKRTLKIPAMTIAKNAGVEGSLIVEKIMQSSSEVGYDAMAGDFVNMVEKGIIDPTKVVRTALLDAAGVASLLTTAEVVVTEIPKEEKDPGMGAMGGMGGGMGGGMF, from the exons ATGCTTCGGTTACCCACAGTCTTTCGCCAGATGAGACCGGTGTCCAGGGTACTGGCTCCTCATCTCACTCGGGCTTATGCCAAAGATGTAAAATTTGGTGCAGATGCCCGAGCCTTAATGCTTCAAGGTGTAGACCTTTTAGCCGATGCTGTGGCCGTTACAATGGGGCCAAAG ggaAGAACAGTGATTATTGAGCAGAGTTGGGGAAGTCCCAAAGTAACAAAAGATGGTGTGACTGTTGCAAAGTCAATTgacttaaaagataaatataaaaacattggaGCTAAACTTGTTCAAGATGTTGCCAATAACACAAATGAAGAAGCTGGGGATGGCACTACCACTGCTACTGTACTGGCACGCTCTATAGCCAAGGAAGGCTTCGAGAAGATTAGCAAAGGTGCTAATCCAGTGGAAATCAGGAGAG gtgtgatgttagctgtTGATGCTGTAATTGCTGAACTTAAAAAGCAGTCTAAACCTGTGACCACCCCTGAAGAAATTGCACAG GTTGCTACGATTTCTGCAAACGGAGACAGAGAAATTGGCAATATCATCTCTGATGCAATGAAAAAAGTTGGAAGAAAGGGTGTCATCACAGTAAAG GATGGAAAAACACTGAATGATGAATTAGAAATTATTGAAGGCATGAAGTTTGATCGAGGCTATATTTCTCCATACTTTATTAATACATCAAAAG GTCAGAAATGTGAATTCCAGGATGCCTATGTTCTGTTGagtgaaaagaaaatttctagTGTCCAGTCCATTGTACCTGCTCTTGAAATTGCCAATGCTCACCGTAAGCCTTTGGTCATAATCGCTGAAGATGTTGATGGAGAAGCTCTAAGTACACTCGTCTTGAATAG GCTAAAGGTTGGTCTTCAGGTTGTGGCAGTCAAGGCTCCAGGGTTTGGTGACAATAGAAAGAACCAGCTTAAAGATATGGCTATTGCTACTGGTGGTGca GTGTTTGGAGAAGAGGGATTGACCCTGAATCTTGAAGACGTTCAGCCTCATGACTTAGGAAAAGTTGGAGAGGTCATTGTGACCAAAGACGATGCCATGCTCTTAAAAGGAAAAGGTGACAAGGCTCAAATTGAAAAACGTATTCAAGAAATCATTGAGCAGTTAGATGTCACAACTAgtgaatatgaaaaggaaaaactgaatgaACGGCTTGCAAAACTTTCAGATGGAGTAGCTGTGCTGAAG GTTGGTGGGACAAGTGACGTTgaagtgaatgaaaagaaagacagagTTACAGATGCCCTTAATGCTACAAGAGCTGCTGTTGAAGAAGGCATTGTTTTGGGAGGGGGTTGTGCCCTGCTTCGATGCATTCCAGCCTTGGACTCATTGACTCCAGCTAATGAAGATCAAAAAATTG GtatagaaattattaaaagaacACTCAAAATTCCAGCAATGACCATTGCTAAGAATGCAGGTGTTGAAGGATCTTTGATAGTTGAGAAAATTATGCAAAGTTCCTCAGAAGTTGGTTATGATGCTATGGCTGGAGATTTTGTGAATATGGTGGAAAAAGGAATTATTGACCCAACGAAG gttGTGAGAACTGCTTTATTGGATGCTGCTGGTGTGGCCTCTCTGTTAACTACAGCAGAAGTTGTAGTCACAGAAATTCCTAAAGAAGAGAAGGACCCTGGAATGGGTGCAATGGGTGGAATGGGAGGTGGTATGGGAGGTGGCATGTTCTAA
- the MOB4 gene encoding MOB-like protein phocein isoform X3, whose amino-acid sequence MAGQAFRKFLPLFDRVLVERSAAETVTKGGIMLPEKSQGKVLQATVVAVGSGSKGKGGEIQPVSVKVGDKVLLPEYGGTKVVLDDKDYFLFRDGDILGKYVD is encoded by the exons ATG GCAGGACAAGCGTTTAGAAAGTTTCTTCCACTCTTTGACCGAGTATTGGTTGAAAGGAGTGCTGCTGAGACTGTAACCAAAGGAGGCATTATGCTTCCAGAAAAATCTCAAGGAAAAGTATTGCAAGCAACAGTAGTCGCTGTTGGATCGGGTTCTAAAGGAAAG GGTGGAGAGATTCAACCAGTTAGCGTGAAAGTTGGAGATAAAGTTCTTCTCCCAGAATATGGAGGCACCAAAGTAGTTCTAGATGACAAG GATTATTTCCTATTTAGAGATGGTGACATTCTTGGAAAGTACGTAGACTGA